The following are encoded in a window of SAR324 cluster bacterium genomic DNA:
- a CDS encoding quinone-dependent dihydroorotate dehydrogenase, with protein sequence MSSFYNLIRPVLFQLDPEQAHHKTVHSLNNYCALPGAQWTLNQVFGYEHPALKCKLGSLELDNPLGLAAGFDKDAQVYNPLFVLGYGSVEVGTVTPKPQPGNPKPRLFRLVEDEGVINRMGFNNEGVEAMIARIRQNPPQRCLGINIGKNKDTPLDQAIDDYKTAMKTAYPYANYIAVNISSPNTQNLRTLQEKSSLARLLSELLELRVTMQLPLKPIFVKIAPDLEQSDLMDIIQVVKELSLDGIIATNTTLSRNHLKSSSHTQEQGGLSGRPVQKKSTDIIKSLYQHLGPNIPIIGVGGIFTAEDAYEKIKAGATIVQIYTGMIYQGPGIVKQIKQGLVKCLENDGFSSITQAIGIEA encoded by the coding sequence ATGTCATCTTTTTACAATCTGATTCGTCCTGTGCTGTTTCAACTGGATCCTGAACAAGCCCATCACAAGACTGTCCATTCCTTGAATAATTATTGCGCTCTTCCAGGAGCACAATGGACCCTGAACCAGGTATTCGGTTATGAACACCCTGCACTGAAATGCAAACTGGGTTCGCTGGAACTGGATAATCCCCTTGGACTGGCCGCAGGATTTGACAAGGATGCACAGGTTTACAATCCATTGTTTGTCCTAGGGTATGGTTCTGTGGAAGTCGGCACGGTCACACCAAAGCCTCAACCGGGAAATCCCAAACCACGATTATTCCGGCTTGTGGAAGATGAGGGCGTGATCAATCGCATGGGCTTCAATAACGAAGGTGTTGAGGCAATGATTGCGCGTATCCGGCAGAATCCCCCACAACGATGCCTGGGAATCAACATCGGTAAAAACAAGGATACTCCGCTGGATCAGGCTATTGATGATTATAAAACCGCCATGAAAACAGCGTATCCTTATGCAAATTACATTGCCGTGAACATCAGCTCGCCTAACACCCAAAACCTGCGGACATTACAGGAAAAATCCTCCTTGGCCAGATTGCTCAGCGAATTGCTGGAGTTGCGGGTTACCATGCAACTTCCCCTCAAACCCATCTTTGTGAAAATTGCTCCGGATCTGGAACAGAGTGACCTGATGGATATAATCCAGGTGGTTAAGGAGTTGTCGCTGGATGGCATCATTGCCACAAATACAACCCTATCCAGAAATCATTTGAAGAGTTCCAGTCATACGCAGGAACAAGGCGGACTCAGTGGACGCCCTGTCCAGAAAAAATCGACAGACATCATTAAAAGCCTGTATCAGCACCTGGGCCCCAACATTCCGATTATTGGCGTTGGCGGAATTTTCACAGCCGAAGATGCCTATGAAAAGATAAAAGCCGGAGCGACTATTGTTCAAATTTACACAGGAATGATTTATCAAGGGCCGGGAATCGTCAAACAGATCAAACAGGGCCTGGTAAAATGCCTCGAAAATGACGGGTTTTCTTCCATCACGCAAGCAATCGGAATTGAGGCCTGA
- the htpG gene encoding molecular chaperone HtpG encodes MTEQTQNIAETHEYQAEMKQLLNILIHSLYTDREVFLRELVSNSSDAMSKYQFLALTSTDAIDKEAPLEITITHDEKENSITIEDSGIGMNKEELIKNIGTIANSGTLNFLKEANAGDQKPQNLIGQFGVGFYAVFMVAQKVVVSTRSWKQNEQGWEWSSDGSGQYQLRAIEKNTRGTSITVFLKEDAKEFCSKYKLESIIKKYSNYISFPIKVDGNTANKVLALWTQPKSSVKTEDYEAFYKELTFDNKTPLLNLHLSVDAPIQYSTLLYIPSEITNDILYSREGKGLNLYAQRVLIQHDNHHLLPAYLRFVRGVVDSEDLPLNVSRENIQKNALLDKIKKSLTTRLLKELQELSQSNSEKYNDFWKQYGVLIKEGITSDFANKDKLVELLRFNSSVQDDNSVTVSLKDYVGRMRDDQKEIYFGIGPSRESIMHNPNLEYFKKHNLEVLFLYDHIDDFLMSDLREYEGKKFKSISQKDIETVDSDKNADQLSKDDTKTLIEFIKKQLAERVADVIESKRLVESPCSLISQGESMSSHMEKMMKMVNKEFQMSKKTIEINTSHPIIKNLSELIKKDAESFFLKEIVEQLFSNALLIEGLLDDPLEGLPRIYRFMEAASAHQLSKS; translated from the coding sequence ATGACAGAGCAAACACAAAACATTGCTGAAACGCATGAGTATCAGGCAGAAATGAAGCAATTGTTGAACATCCTCATCCATTCACTTTATACGGACAGAGAGGTGTTTTTGCGGGAGTTGGTTTCAAACTCGTCGGATGCTATGAGCAAATATCAGTTTCTGGCACTGACAAGCACTGATGCCATTGATAAGGAAGCACCGCTTGAAATCACTATCACCCATGATGAAAAAGAAAATTCAATCACTATTGAAGATTCCGGAATTGGGATGAACAAGGAAGAACTCATCAAGAATATTGGAACTATCGCCAATTCGGGTACGCTGAATTTTCTTAAGGAAGCCAACGCAGGTGATCAGAAACCTCAAAATCTGATTGGCCAATTCGGAGTTGGATTTTATGCGGTTTTCATGGTGGCCCAGAAAGTTGTGGTATCCACACGATCCTGGAAACAGAATGAGCAGGGTTGGGAATGGTCCTCTGACGGATCTGGACAATATCAGCTTAGAGCTATTGAAAAAAATACCAGAGGAACTTCTATTACAGTCTTTCTCAAGGAAGATGCCAAGGAATTCTGCAGCAAATATAAACTGGAATCCATTATCAAAAAATATTCCAACTATATTTCGTTCCCTATCAAGGTGGATGGCAACACCGCAAATAAGGTCCTAGCACTTTGGACACAACCAAAGTCCAGCGTAAAAACAGAAGATTATGAGGCTTTTTACAAAGAATTGACCTTTGATAACAAGACGCCCCTACTCAATCTGCATTTATCCGTGGATGCGCCGATTCAATACAGCACACTGCTCTATATTCCCAGTGAAATCACCAACGACATCCTGTATTCACGGGAAGGCAAGGGCTTGAATTTGTATGCTCAACGTGTGTTGATTCAACATGATAACCATCACTTACTGCCGGCTTACCTCCGCTTTGTCAGAGGGGTGGTTGATTCGGAGGATCTGCCCTTGAATGTTTCTCGTGAAAATATTCAAAAAAACGCATTGCTTGACAAAATTAAAAAAAGTCTGACAACACGTTTGCTCAAGGAATTACAGGAACTTTCACAATCCAATTCAGAAAAATATAACGACTTCTGGAAGCAGTATGGTGTGTTGATCAAGGAAGGAATCACTTCTGATTTTGCCAACAAAGATAAATTAGTTGAATTGTTGCGTTTTAATTCTTCCGTGCAAGATGATAATTCAGTGACGGTTTCACTGAAAGATTATGTAGGGCGTATGCGTGACGACCAAAAAGAGATTTACTTTGGGATTGGACCTTCCAGAGAAAGTATCATGCATAATCCCAATCTGGAATACTTCAAAAAACACAATTTGGAAGTCCTGTTTCTCTATGATCATATTGATGATTTTCTGATGTCGGATCTCCGGGAATATGAGGGCAAGAAATTCAAAAGCATTTCTCAAAAAGATATTGAAACCGTCGATTCTGATAAAAACGCGGATCAACTGTCTAAGGATGATACCAAAACACTGATTGAATTTATCAAAAAACAATTGGCGGAACGTGTTGCGGATGTGATTGAATCCAAACGTCTGGTAGAAAGTCCTTGTTCTCTAATATCCCAAGGTGAGAGCATGAGTTCTCACATGGAAAAAATGATGAAAATGGTCAACAAAGAATTTCAGATGAGCAAAAAAACCATTGAAATCAACACGTCTCATCCAATTATTAAAAATCTGAGTGAATTGATTAAAAAAGATGCTGAGTCATTTTTTCTTAAGGAAATTGTAGAACAGTTATTCAGCAATGCCCTCCTGATTGAAGGCCTGCTGGATGATCCTCTGGAAGGCTTACCTCGAATTTATCGCTTCATGGAAGCCGCATCAGCACATCAATTGTCAAAGTCCTGA
- a CDS encoding heme exporter protein CcmB: MKNFFQSTFILIWKDLIIDLRKKEQFISMFFFAFLTLLIFYFASADNPGLFKKSISGIIWVVFLLSGILGLNKSFGQEVDNDCIGGLLLTPVDRSALFLGKLLSNAIFMLMIQAMIIPLCIVFFGTTPQLIGELILVLMAGTLGFCSLGTLLAAMSASLKGKEILLPILLFPLMIPNLMCVVKITTYVFSPEMAEFPMAWWKLLIIFDVLFSVVSLLGFEFISES; encoded by the coding sequence ATGAAAAATTTTTTTCAATCCACCTTCATATTAATCTGGAAAGATCTGATCATTGATCTGCGCAAAAAAGAACAATTCATTTCCATGTTTTTCTTTGCATTCCTCACGTTGCTTATTTTCTATTTTGCCTCTGCGGACAATCCGGGTTTATTCAAAAAAAGTATTTCGGGCATTATCTGGGTGGTTTTTCTCCTTTCGGGCATTCTGGGCCTGAACAAATCATTTGGTCAGGAAGTTGATAACGATTGTATAGGAGGTTTGCTGTTAACCCCTGTAGACCGTAGTGCATTGTTTCTGGGAAAACTGCTGTCAAACGCGATTTTCATGCTTATGATTCAGGCGATGATCATTCCATTGTGCATTGTTTTTTTCGGGACTACTCCGCAACTCATAGGCGAACTGATTCTGGTGCTGATGGCTGGAACATTAGGATTTTGCTCACTGGGAACATTATTGGCGGCAATGTCCGCATCATTAAAAGGCAAAGAAATATTACTGCCTATTCTGTTATTTCCTCTCATGATCCCCAACTTGATGTGTGTAGTTAAAATCACAACATACGTTTTTTCCCCTGAAATGGCGGAGTTCCCGATGGCCTGGTGGAAACTGCTGATCATCTTTGACGTTTTATTCAGCGTTGTATCACTTCTGGGTTTTGAGTTTATTAGCGAATCCTGA
- the fliQ gene encoding flagellar biosynthesis protein FliQ: protein MTQSFVISFAMESIRMAVLLSAPMLAGALVIGILISIFQAVTQIQEQTLSIIPKMGIILGIIALLFPWLLTQATTYMASVFTNFPRFIGG from the coding sequence ATGACTCAATCTTTTGTGATTTCATTTGCGATGGAATCAATTCGAATGGCGGTGCTTCTTTCTGCGCCAATGTTGGCAGGAGCTCTTGTAATAGGAATTCTGATTTCAATATTTCAGGCTGTGACCCAGATTCAGGAACAAACCCTCTCGATCATTCCAAAAATGGGAATTATCCTAGGGATCATTGCGCTGCTGTTTCCATGGTTATTGACACAGGCAACAACGTACATGGCATCTGTTTTTACAAATTTTCCAAGATTTATCGGGGGATGA
- a CDS encoding insulinase family protein codes for MLHRMSSFLFAWSILFSLTAHADTKIADQQDARYDQRSYRRFILDNQVKVLLISDPTIQKSSASLNVAVGSLNNPVTRPGLAHFLEHMLFLGTEKYPEAGSYQKFVSDHDGYTNAYTADDHTNYHFEIASDYLEDALDRFAQFFVAPLFNPQFVEREIHAVDSEHSKNIPNDYWRMQHVIQQVFDEKHPARLFSTGNLETLNGVTQEELVTFYKQHYSSNLMTLAISGKEDLDTLERFVRSRFSQIANHHMETFTFPSEFLKKESRFRLLRIQTIKDKRTLQLMFPLPAVEQWYKSKPLQILGYLIGHEGKGSLLSLLKKKNLATELSAGTSLSTNSYAAFTISISLSPDGMEHYQEIIIEVFRYLKLLRETELPEYMYNDVRTMSELDYKFAEKQEGSSLVSMFSALMQTIPLTDLLEAPFVYSEFEPEVFKQLLHRFTPDNMLVVISSNNQPTGMVTPYYNAHYAVETSDIDLMKTWNSLSIPTELFLPKKNPFIPQSLAILTDEAKFQLTYQSIAGLKQEGLEEGLIASAMSQLGNIWKNWSELQTGLKLDTTSAPLLKKLLIKHVMDVPEKIIETPFAEVWFQQDIHFESPKGQVFILFNTPQVYETPRHAVLSQLYAKSMMEGLNEFSYPVRMAGLDFSLSTDKKGVLLSVGGYSDKLPDLLVTISQKLKDITIDESTFQSIKEKLLREYQNFQFQATYQQAFYYRSLLLEKEKFSLFDYEKILPDLTLNDLKKYVAENLFKAYFIQELAYGNLSKTEVRQATEKIIQYLQGEPLPKENLFEEEILRVSKGSQDFVHQVSNNNSAIIMDIQTDMETPELNAAVALTGQILGPEFYNEMRTKQQLGYLLDGGMTNNNKLLGLLFIIQSGNYAPDLLLQRINKFLEAFIEQLPSLPPEQFELLKKSLINSRLQKANSVMGQASWLFDTAFEKHADFDYLSKDIRALEQISMDDLNKFLSTYLISENQRRLILLFFSKDHVSDKVPQGTIQSIQNFKKQQNNDK; via the coding sequence ATGTTACACCGAATGAGTTCGTTTTTATTTGCGTGGTCAATCCTGTTTTCATTAACGGCTCATGCGGACACAAAAATCGCAGACCAGCAGGATGCCCGTTATGACCAAAGAAGTTATCGGCGGTTCATTCTGGACAATCAGGTCAAAGTCCTCCTCATTTCTGATCCCACCATTCAGAAGTCTTCAGCCTCACTCAACGTTGCGGTTGGTTCACTCAACAATCCTGTGACGCGTCCGGGTTTGGCTCATTTTCTTGAACACATGCTGTTTCTGGGTACAGAAAAATATCCTGAAGCCGGGAGTTACCAGAAATTTGTTTCAGACCATGATGGCTATACAAATGCCTATACTGCGGATGATCATACCAATTATCACTTTGAAATCGCCTCTGATTATCTGGAAGATGCTTTAGACCGATTTGCGCAATTTTTTGTCGCCCCCTTGTTCAATCCTCAATTTGTTGAGCGTGAAATCCATGCGGTTGATTCGGAACATTCAAAAAATATCCCCAATGATTATTGGAGAATGCAACATGTCATTCAGCAAGTTTTTGACGAAAAACACCCTGCACGATTGTTTTCGACAGGAAATCTGGAAACCTTGAACGGGGTTACTCAGGAGGAATTAGTTACGTTTTACAAACAGCATTATTCCAGTAACTTAATGACTTTAGCGATTTCTGGAAAAGAAGATCTGGATACTCTTGAACGTTTTGTACGCAGTCGTTTTTCTCAAATTGCCAATCACCATATGGAAACCTTCACGTTTCCCTCTGAGTTTTTAAAAAAAGAATCACGGTTTCGATTGTTACGAATCCAGACTATTAAAGACAAAAGAACGTTACAGTTGATGTTCCCACTTCCTGCGGTGGAACAGTGGTACAAAAGCAAACCCCTCCAGATTCTGGGATATCTAATTGGACATGAGGGCAAAGGAAGTTTGTTATCTTTACTGAAAAAGAAGAATCTGGCCACAGAATTATCTGCGGGAACAAGCCTGTCAACCAATTCCTATGCTGCATTTACGATTTCTATCTCATTGTCTCCTGATGGTATGGAACATTATCAGGAGATCATCATAGAGGTGTTTCGTTATCTGAAACTCTTACGAGAAACAGAATTACCGGAATATATGTATAATGACGTCCGGACAATGTCAGAACTGGATTACAAATTTGCGGAAAAACAGGAAGGTTCCTCGCTGGTGTCCATGTTTTCAGCACTGATGCAGACCATTCCGTTGACAGATCTGCTGGAGGCCCCGTTTGTCTATTCTGAGTTTGAACCTGAAGTGTTTAAACAATTGTTACACAGGTTCACTCCGGATAATATGCTGGTCGTTATTTCCAGTAACAATCAGCCGACAGGCATGGTTACTCCATACTATAACGCCCATTATGCCGTTGAAACATCTGACATTGATTTAATGAAAACCTGGAATTCCTTGTCCATACCCACCGAACTGTTTCTGCCAAAAAAAAATCCCTTCATTCCTCAATCCCTGGCGATTCTGACAGATGAAGCAAAATTTCAACTGACATATCAAAGTATCGCAGGATTAAAACAGGAAGGATTGGAGGAAGGACTGATTGCCTCGGCAATGTCACAACTTGGAAACATCTGGAAAAACTGGTCTGAATTACAAACTGGACTGAAACTGGATACCACCAGTGCGCCTTTGTTAAAAAAACTTCTGATCAAGCATGTGATGGATGTTCCTGAAAAAATAATTGAAACTCCTTTTGCGGAAGTATGGTTTCAACAGGATATTCACTTTGAGAGTCCCAAGGGGCAGGTATTTATTCTCTTCAACACACCACAGGTTTATGAGACACCAAGACATGCGGTACTCTCTCAGCTTTATGCAAAATCTATGATGGAGGGATTGAATGAGTTCAGTTATCCTGTAAGAATGGCCGGACTTGATTTTAGCTTAAGCACCGACAAAAAAGGTGTTCTGCTCTCAGTGGGCGGTTATTCAGACAAACTACCCGATTTGCTGGTAACTATTTCTCAAAAATTGAAGGATATCACCATTGATGAATCAACCTTCCAGAGCATCAAAGAAAAATTGCTTCGCGAATATCAGAATTTTCAATTTCAGGCAACCTATCAGCAGGCCTTTTATTACCGGAGCCTGTTGCTTGAAAAAGAAAAATTTTCCTTGTTTGATTATGAAAAAATATTACCTGACCTGACGCTGAATGATCTAAAAAAATATGTGGCTGAGAACCTGTTCAAAGCATATTTTATCCAGGAACTGGCCTATGGTAATCTGTCAAAAACAGAAGTCAGGCAGGCAACAGAAAAAATTATTCAATATCTTCAAGGTGAACCACTTCCTAAAGAGAATCTGTTTGAAGAGGAAATCCTCAGGGTTTCAAAAGGATCTCAGGATTTTGTGCATCAGGTGTCCAACAACAATTCAGCCATTATTATGGATATACAGACCGATATGGAAACCCCGGAACTGAATGCCGCCGTTGCCTTAACCGGCCAGATCCTGGGGCCGGAATTTTATAATGAAATGAGGACAAAGCAACAACTGGGGTATTTGCTGGATGGTGGAATGACAAATAATAACAAACTGCTTGGATTATTATTTATTATTCAATCCGGAAATTATGCTCCAGATTTACTCTTGCAGCGCATTAATAAATTTTTGGAAGCGTTTATTGAACAACTTCCGTCTTTACCACCTGAGCAATTTGAACTCTTGAAAAAATCCTTGATTAATTCCAGGCTCCAAAAAGCAAACTCCGTGATGGGGCAAGCCTCCTGGCTCTTCGATACCGCCTTTGAAAAGCATGCTGATTTTGATTATCTCAGCAAAGATATCAGGGCATTGGAACAAATATCAATGGACGATCTCAACAAATTTTTATCGACATACCTTATTTCTGAAAACCAGCGAAGACTCATACTTTTATTTTTCAGCAAAGATCATGTTTCTGACAAAGTTCCTCAAGGAACCATTCAATCCATTCAGAATTTCAAGAAACAACAAAATAATGATAAATAA
- a CDS encoding DnaJ domain-containing protein, translated as MTLEEACEILEVSPQASVEEIKQNYRDLLHVWHPDRYVDNPRRQAKASEKTKEITVAYQILISHVSSINSRAETNPPPAVENPPPSNTVDEAQFFEVVLKICQRNPHWFKKGFDLNWHLQHRSNILEKHYWQQITHQAESYFRTFGGKDWDLWIHDFSHHIKSIETLGVCQISIPDAPHGSLWRRPFGGKTVENDRKAYVMMLNALFDHQIETVTDLHGNQLVRRNVSRKT; from the coding sequence ATGACGCTGGAAGAGGCGTGTGAAATTCTGGAAGTAAGTCCACAGGCTTCTGTTGAAGAAATTAAACAAAATTATCGTGATCTTCTGCATGTCTGGCATCCTGACCGATATGTGGACAATCCCAGAAGACAGGCAAAAGCCTCGGAAAAAACAAAAGAAATCACTGTCGCCTATCAAATCCTCATTTCTCACGTTTCCTCCATCAATTCCCGTGCGGAAACAAACCCCCCACCAGCCGTTGAAAATCCACCTCCGTCAAATACTGTGGATGAAGCACAATTTTTTGAAGTTGTATTAAAAATATGCCAACGCAATCCCCACTGGTTCAAAAAAGGATTTGATCTCAACTGGCATCTGCAGCATCGATCTAATATACTTGAAAAACATTATTGGCAACAAATCACACATCAGGCAGAATCCTATTTTAGGACCTTTGGCGGTAAAGACTGGGATCTGTGGATTCATGACTTTAGCCACCATATAAAATCCATTGAAACCCTGGGGGTCTGTCAAATTTCAATACCTGACGCACCTCATGGAAGCTTGTGGCGTCGGCCTTTTGGTGGGAAAACAGTAGAAAATGATCGAAAAGCTTATGTGATGATGCTTAATGCGTTGTTTGATCATCAAATTGAAACGGTTACCGATTTGCATGGAAATCAGTTGGTTCGTCGAAATGTATCCCGAAAAACATGA
- the serC gene encoding 3-phosphoserine/phosphohydroxythreonine transaminase, whose product MTNRVYNFGAGPAMLPISVMEKAQAEFLDFNGMGASVIEISHRSKEFEALLAETDTLFKELTSLPENYRILYVHGGARMQFSAIPMNLIARSPSRKAIYVESGDFAKIARKEAERYGKIDVIASSADTKYDRIPAFDVSKIDQDAAYFHITGNNTIYGTRWQQFPETGNVPLVADFTSEMLSRVVDFSKFGIAYAGLQKNLGPSGVAVVVIREDLLGHAIPETPTLLDYAQYEKDHSMTNTINTFAIYMMKLVLEWFKELGGIAALEKINVQKANILYDLLDNSGFYKAVSHPDHRSIMTVTFNLPSEDLLAKFLKDALKQGLYALKGHRNAGGVRASIYNAMPVAGVNALADFMKEFERQNG is encoded by the coding sequence ATGACAAATCGTGTTTATAATTTTGGGGCTGGCCCTGCAATGTTACCCATTTCTGTCATGGAAAAAGCACAGGCAGAGTTTCTGGATTTCAATGGAATGGGTGCGTCTGTGATTGAAATCAGCCATAGATCCAAGGAATTTGAAGCACTTCTCGCTGAAACAGATACTTTATTCAAGGAACTGACATCTTTACCGGAAAACTACAGGATCCTGTATGTTCATGGTGGCGCCCGTATGCAGTTTTCAGCTATTCCCATGAACCTTATTGCGCGATCACCTTCACGGAAAGCAATTTATGTGGAGTCAGGGGATTTTGCCAAAATTGCCCGTAAAGAAGCGGAACGATATGGGAAAATAGATGTCATTGCTTCCAGTGCCGACACAAAATATGATCGTATTCCAGCCTTTGATGTTTCGAAAATTGATCAGGATGCCGCGTATTTCCATATCACTGGAAACAATACCATTTATGGCACACGATGGCAGCAATTTCCAGAAACAGGAAACGTACCTCTGGTAGCCGATTTTACCTCTGAAATGCTGTCAAGAGTGGTGGATTTTTCTAAATTTGGCATTGCTTACGCTGGCCTTCAGAAAAACCTCGGGCCTTCAGGAGTGGCTGTGGTGGTAATCCGCGAGGATCTGCTTGGACATGCGATCCCGGAAACACCCACGTTGCTTGACTATGCCCAATATGAAAAAGATCACTCCATGACCAACACCATCAACACTTTTGCGATTTACATGATGAAGCTTGTGCTGGAATGGTTTAAAGAATTGGGTGGAATTGCCGCCCTTGAAAAAATCAATGTCCAAAAAGCAAACATTCTCTATGATCTTTTGGACAATTCAGGATTTTATAAAGCGGTGTCTCATCCAGATCATCGGTCTATCATGACAGTGACGTTCAATCTTCCCTCTGAAGATCTGTTGGCAAAATTCTTGAAAGACGCACTGAAACAAGGTTTATATGCCTTAAAAGGACATCGCAATGCCGGTGGTGTTCGTGCTTCAATCTATAACGCCATGCCAGTTGCGGGTGTCAATGCTCTTGCTGATTTTATGAAAGAGTTTGAACGTCAGAATGGTTAA
- a CDS encoding phosphoglycerate dehydrogenase: protein MFRILTLNQISIKGLDQFPRDSYEVASEIGHPDAMLLRSHKLALEALTDSVKAIARAGAGVNNIPVDHCTEKGIVVFNTPGANANAVKELVLSGLLLSSRGIIEGIHFSRNLNKNMAYDEMNKLVEKEKKNFGGNEIAGKTLGVIGLGAIGSMVAEMGLKLGMKVYGYDPALSVEAAWRLSNEVQQAENIPSLLSRSDYVTLHLPVMESTIKLINTNNIKTLKKGGCLLNFSRAEIVETGAVLQAIADKRLNHYVTDFPVPEFIEIPQIIMMPHIGASTEEAEDNCAVMAASQLKDFLEHGNIRNSVNFPALNMERSSGYRLALTNKNIPKMLSKILAILADKNINVIDMINKSRNDIAYNLIDIETKPSEELISILKEIEGVINVRSL, encoded by the coding sequence ATGTTTCGAATATTGACGCTTAACCAAATATCCATCAAGGGGTTAGACCAATTCCCGAGAGACTCTTATGAAGTAGCCAGTGAGATTGGTCATCCAGATGCAATGCTTCTGCGCAGTCACAAACTTGCGTTGGAGGCTCTTACTGATTCTGTCAAGGCCATTGCTCGAGCCGGGGCCGGAGTGAATAACATTCCGGTTGATCATTGCACAGAAAAAGGAATTGTTGTGTTCAACACACCTGGAGCCAATGCCAACGCGGTCAAGGAACTGGTGCTCAGCGGCTTGCTGTTATCTTCCAGAGGGATCATTGAGGGCATTCATTTCAGTCGAAATCTGAATAAAAACATGGCTTATGATGAAATGAATAAACTGGTAGAAAAAGAAAAGAAAAATTTTGGCGGAAATGAAATCGCGGGCAAAACACTGGGCGTGATTGGTTTGGGCGCAATCGGATCTATGGTAGCGGAGATGGGACTCAAACTGGGCATGAAAGTGTATGGTTATGATCCGGCCCTGTCAGTTGAAGCCGCATGGCGTCTTTCCAATGAAGTTCAGCAGGCAGAAAACATTCCATCGCTGTTATCTCGTTCAGACTATGTAACACTTCATTTGCCGGTGATGGAAAGTACAATCAAATTGATCAATACCAACAATATCAAAACCTTGAAAAAAGGTGGTTGCTTACTGAATTTTTCACGGGCGGAAATTGTGGAAACCGGGGCTGTTCTTCAGGCTATTGCTGATAAAAGATTGAATCATTATGTGACTGATTTCCCAGTTCCAGAATTTATCGAAATTCCACAAATCATTATGATGCCGCATATCGGCGCAAGCACAGAGGAAGCCGAAGACAATTGCGCTGTTATGGCCGCATCACAACTCAAGGATTTTCTGGAACATGGAAACATTCGGAATTCAGTGAATTTTCCCGCGTTGAATATGGAACGTAGCAGTGGCTACCGTTTGGCACTGACCAACAAAAATATCCCTAAAATGCTGAGCAAAATTCTTGCGATTTTGGCCGATAAAAATATCAACGTCATTGATATGATTAATAAAAGTCGTAATGATATCGCCTACAATCTGATTGATATTGAGACAAAGCCATCGGAAGAATTAATATCCATTCTGAAAGAAATTGAGGGTGTAATCAATGTTCGAAGTTTATAA